The Armatimonadota bacterium sequence CCTCACCCGCCGTCTGGCCCTCCGGGTGGATCCCCCGCCCGCGCAGCTCCCGCAGACCGAACTCCGCGGTCTGCGGATCCGCCAGGTTCAGGAACACCTCCCGGCTCACCACGCTTCCCCCGGGGAGGAAAAAGCGCTCCCGCTCCTCCCGGGAGAGTTCCCCAAGCTGCTGGAGCTTAAACGCGGTCTTCACGTTCGTGTAGTCGATCTGCATCCGGATCACATCCCGGACCAGCGTCTCATTGTGCCCCATGCCCCGGGCCGTGCGAAGGGCCCACTCGAAGTACCCCCGGTCCAGGTTCAGCTCCAGGCTCAGCAGATCCCGCGTGGACTCGTACTGCCGGATCGCCGCAAGCAGCGTCTCCGCCAGCGGGTGCTCCCAGGTGGCCAGGGTACCGGCCAGGGCCGCGAGGTCCGGCTGCGCCAGCAGTTCCCGGAGCCGGACCTCCGTGAGCTCCCCCGCGGGGATCAGGTTCTGTTCCGTCTCCTCCGGAGAATACCCCGCGTGCTTTGCCCGGAGGATGGTGCGCAGGTTGTGGAGATCCCACTGGATCAAAAACACCCGGATCAGGGCCCTGGCCCTCCCCTCTGAAAACCCCAGGATCTTCTGGGCAGTTTTCTGGAAGTTCCGCATCAAGGCCTCGTCCACCGCCCGCAAGCCCTGGTACCGGGTGAGGGCCTCCTGTAACTCAGGCCCGTAGGGCGTGTTGCTCAGAGCATGGATGAAGCTCTCCAGGTCCGCAAGCCCCAACAACTCCTCCAGGCGGCCGGGCGGCAGCAGCCGGGATCGCATGCCCTTCACCCGGGCGTTGATGTAGCCGAAGTCCTCCGGCACCCGTCCCTACCCTCCCCAGAGGATGTCCGCCACCTCCGAGAGCAGCAGCTGGCGTGCCCGCTCCAGGCGCGAAAGAAGGGTGTTCTCCACCACGAAGCGGCCGTCCGTGCTGCGGACCCGCACACCTCCCCATAGCTCCGGACTCGGCCGCACTTCCGCCTCCAGGCCCAGGGTCTGTACCGCGGCCTGGACGAGGGGGAGGTCCCGCTCCGCGCACTCCACCACCACCCGGTCCCGGAACCCTGCCACCGCCTCCTGGAGGAGCCCCCGGAGGACCGGCTCGTAGCGAGCGGGATCCTGGCTCAGACGCTCCAACTCCTGCCGGGCCCGCCGGAAGACCTCCTCGATCTGCTCGTCCTTTGCCGCGAGCACCAGGGACGTGGCCTGCAACTGTGCCACGCCCCGCGCCCGGGTGCGGGCTGCCTCCAGCTCCGCGTCCACCCGTCGGCGATGGGCCTCCAGGAGGTTCGCAGCTTCTGCCTCCGCCTGCTGGAGGAGATCCCGCGCTCGCTGGCGCGCCTCCTCCAGCAGGCGTTCCCGTTCCGCCTGGGCCTCCCGCTCGAGCAGGCTGATGAGCTCCGAGCTCATCTTAGATGCGCCCGATGAGGAAGAAGGCCACCAGGAACCCGAGGATGATCATGGTCTCCGGCAGGGCTAGGAACACCAGCATGAGGCCTCCGATCTCCGGACGCTCCGCCATCGCTCCGGCCGCGGCGGCACCGATGCGGGATTGCGCCCACGCGGTGCCCAGCGCCCCGAAGGCCACCGCGAGGGCGGCCGCAATCCCCAGCAGCCCTGCACGGGCCCCGTCTCCAGCAGGTCGGGCCTCCGGTGCCTCCGCGGCGAGGGCGGGCATGGCCACCGCCCCGATCAGGGCGAGACCGAGGAGAAGCCAGAGTACAGCGCGCATGCGCATACTCACCTCCCTGTGCGTTGAAATGGCCGGTAGGGTTCCCCGGCTTCCTCGTGGTACTTCACCTTCGTGAAGAACTCCACCCAGTGCAGACGCGCGGGCTGAATCACGTGCCCCACAATGGTAAACACGAAGAACAGGACTTGGGCAAGAGCGGAAATCAACGAGCCCACCACGACACCCACAACCCCCCGCGCTCCGAAGGTCTCCGCCATGCTGGGCCCCAGCTCGTTGGCGGCGCTCGCGAGAGCCGCCGCCGCGAGACCGAAGGCCATGAGCCGGGCATGGGAGAGGATGTGCCCGAAAGCGGTGGCAGACTCCAGGAACCACATGGGGTTCGCGGCCCGGAAGGCCAGTCCCAGCGCGAAGACCACCAGCCCCGCCCAGAGGAAGTACCAACTGAGGGAGATCACGGCCGCGGGCAGCATCCCCGACATACCGCCCAGGAGCAACAGCACCCACGTGAGGACCAGGATCATCACCGCGCTCTCGAAAATACCCCGGAGGTGGCGGTGTCGGACGGCCATCCCCAGGTGTCCCAAGAGACCCCCGTAGATCATGAGCATCCCCAGGAGCACGATGAGCTGGAAGTAGAGGTCCCGATGCGCGTGGACCCGATCGAAAATGGGGCGCAGGTGAAACAGCAGCTCCGGAAGGTTGCCGAACACCTCCGCGTACAGGACCCCGAAGACCATGACCCAGAAGGCCACCACCCGCACGATCCAGGAGACCGCCCCTAGGATCTCCGGATGCATCCGGATGTTCAGAAGGGGGATCTCCAGGCCTTCCCCCCGGCGTGCCCGGTTACGCAGTGTCCAGCCGAGCAGGAAAAACAAAGCCCCGTATCCCACATCTCCGATCACCAAGCCTACGAACAGGGGGAATGTCAGGGCCAGCAGGGGCGTGGGATCCCAGGTTCCATACCTGGGAGGCCGGAAAATGGAGAGCAGCAGCTGGAAGGGCCGGATGGGCGCGGGGTTCTCCAGCGCCACCGGGATGTGGGCTGCCTCCTCCTCGTCGTGGGGGTCCGCGGGCGTGTCGTAGACCACCACCTGGTCCCCGAAAGCCCGGCGCACGGCGGCCCGCAGCCTCGGGACCTCTCGGGTGGGCACCCACCCCTGCACGATGAAGGTGTAGCGGGACTGAGCGAAGGCGGG is a genomic window containing:
- a CDS encoding V-type ATPase subunit yields the protein MPEDFGYINARVKGMRSRLLPPGRLEELLGLADLESFIHALSNTPYGPELQEALTRYQGLRAVDEALMRNFQKTAQKILGFSEGRARALIRVFLIQWDLHNLRTILRAKHAGYSPEETEQNLIPAGELTEVRLRELLAQPDLAALAGTLATWEHPLAETLLAAIRQYESTRDLLSLELNLDRGYFEWALRTARGMGHNETLVRDVIRMQIDYTNVKTAFKLQQLGELSREERERFFLPGGSVVSREVFLNLADPQTAEFGLRELRGRGIHPEGQTAGEVERSLEEESTRRLAMLYLGDPLGIDVVIGFLTMLSSEIRNLRLIARSKALGIPRDLVRREMALV
- a CDS encoding V-type proton ATPase subunit E, whose translation is MSSELISLLEREAQAERERLLEEARQRARDLLQQAEAEAANLLEAHRRRVDAELEAARTRARGVAQLQATSLVLAAKDEQIEEVFRRARQELERLSQDPARYEPVLRGLLQEAVAGFRDRVVVECAERDLPLVQAAVQTLGLEAEVRPSPELWGGVRVRSTDGRFVVENTLLSRLERARQLLLSEVADILWGG
- a CDS encoding F0F1 ATP synthase subunit C is translated as MRMRAVLWLLLGLALIGAVAMPALAAEAPEARPAGDGARAGLLGIAAALAVAFGALGTAWAQSRIGAAAAGAMAERPEIGGLMLVFLALPETMIILGFLVAFFLIGRI